One window of Vespula pensylvanica isolate Volc-1 chromosome 15, ASM1446617v1, whole genome shotgun sequence genomic DNA carries:
- the LOC122634581 gene encoding uncharacterized protein LOC122634581 isoform X3 codes for MDLDETIDSQIGVRVDSERQSHCPPEEDDEEPVNILDTLPLEGAPIEGQEVSEADLLGKPISKDTDDESIDNEKTGSHSGAEDGADGNKRHGDSEHSENVKKKQKKDDGTEESTSECETKAEKKLANMRRNIREVMDETQLDEATLSAQRQEMERLRRVQEQQRIIREVQRQMTINRQNNKTQTRVISLLQGKQNQTGTTISQSSSSSLSSSSTQVRLPNTVLLKVNSSSGTGSQTTSNVQSGQIQRKSIEGTRWQKGRGVYQNAQTSISRVPNRSVGPTMLQQRIRMMTPSVSISPVVPKKEPIDRPEYYSDSDVSDIEAEEALREKHMHLARKMSSGPKSQKVAKGKDVVTISSSSESSDDDCIVLSDPSGEEETDNEDDPSNSGMHTNDRYNIPDEHGRVLINVGHPETEPDVFLAPQVARIIKPHQIGGIRFLYDNIVESIERYKTSSGFGCILAHSMGLGKTLQVASFCDIFFRCTTAKTVLCIMPINTLQNWLAEFNMWLPYEDPTSMEKNKITNIKSESEMESKSEIKEECGSQSDMSNISRPISTESAHRYGQENVPQSLNIMPENPYTHQGYENHMMSSYVQDSMLNKTMPDHHARINQNYPGDITQSSMYNTNPNSMPNFDPMKPELNCHTMQGRPNIPPPNIPPLNIPPPNLPPSNLPPPNLPPPNLPPPNLPPPNLPPPNLPPPNLPPPNLPPPNLPPPNLPPPNLPPPNLPPPNLPPPNLPPPNLPPPKFGMENQNSNMYTTMENQSQGTMYSDMENRTPGPMYPNNHQSGPIYSNYNNPPSTFPNYNQPRQDLDHEPKKENILHQNTEVNVKREPEETIKKEEGITKEEIEDKKNIEKVKTTYMVDAPIGMELRPRHFRLHILNDSHKTMTARAKVIQEWQTGGGVLLIGYELYRQLSMKKPNKAKRKRGQPFKDTVDVEEEDKNKGLLDEMHSALVSPGPDLVICDEGHRIKNSHASISMALKQMRTKRRIVLTGYPLQNNLLEYWCMVDFVRPNYLGTKSEFCNMFERPIQNGQCIDSTPQDIRLMRYRAHVLHALLEGFVQRRSHSVLQVSLPRKEEYILLVRMTPHQRKLYDTFMNQVVKTRAVPNPLKAFAVCCKIWNHPDILYYFLRKRQANEEDDLDLEETIGEKLIPGGKRSKARQSKGESKKGKKTNSTIKSKPAASVQPNPSSSNVDSTEGDSTHSNTKQNNYSNYSMPTNNSGYSNSISQAPYPGYQNYRSNDQNTYYRNDNNHGEYNEFYNNQGQQRYGNQPFPTYTQNTNYNSTQGYNNQSQNYIPPNDQSVNHPQRYPSGPPNSDFRPDQNQGNNYETSGIYPRQPYTYPDQGRNYGTSVNQGPNNYSQVPNQTSAFQAQLPNQSNNIPVPEYSPYAPQNQTQNYGNAAGQTNPMYTRNDNQPLQTSALGYTPNQANQNAGPPPQTTGYLSNQQGQNPPPNQSRGFSPNQQNQNLGLQNSSHAYGNQQTQAMPLQNQQHGYPTQVNPNSAPQTPLNFNQQTSNSIPQNQSHGYMTNQQNQAPISQNQMRGYPPASNQINVPQNATYPQSQTAPNSNISNQVHAYSSDQQGPNASTSNSMHGYPHLVPSSTPQNSSSTYPPPQQSQQSAAPPNQNHGYTTNHQGSTPQNSTHRYNTAQQGQISQPTNQALSYSQNQQSQNSNLNQNDQLYPRNDNQQQSQNYTSTSAPHEFPNDRQGGTTSANSTTNYPSNQTQTQNPILSTYPSDGSHQSQVGQIKGPDDPYWQRDYSGQPFRTDQCNDTYYRDPNVNRFQNNYFPSQSYSNQSYDYAGNHNTDVNSRSDDPKTSQASMGPHIQNAGACDKGNKDMPPNIIPNQSMHQSNLSNKSNYNTEANCPNSTTPGPRSVQGLGPSHSPRLSQADLSKEEEKEKEELLEKDKDDKSDDEILTKDEEKECKSSPGGREDPGIPYDWATELMKGYVPGLIDASAKMTLFFCILEEAIRLGDRVLAFSQSLFTLNLIEDFLARNSLKYPDGQTDAWIKNVNYYRLDGSTSALEREKLINEFNNNPKIHLFLVSTRAGSLGINLVGANRAIVFDASWNPCHDTQAVCRVYRYGQQKPCFVYRLVTDNCLERKIYDRQISKQGMADRVVDQCNPDAHLSLKDATTLSWDWEEDSQVQDFSQTKDSYSDEVMHRVLECHSSLLTKQPFHHESLLVDRKDKKLSQAEKRLARRGYELEKMAANCSRPSYNYVPGNTATRAGGLQIRAIRGGDTGTTSKPVASVRPMQQRGAESLGSRSVTGSRWIPAEVWQRQGMSAQEMTLPLDVVIPTNSPDKGSIVLKAGQRVMVLKSPKGIYMQLESGKIIAIRTALKLNQQKREEEPKKGLSSMVQRNSKPEVSFPLRNNSAISIIPKSSTGNQTSGRPINKSGSGPGYKPFADKEISKRPKPVATAAAKPYLNQVNLTNQVSLSRLPKVKQEPVDHSTLGENSNSSDGQVRTEQRVEEVRLEDVVAEVSSNTDYSPATHNRISNSDTDPTVQKSAEEGTQVYIPDNVTSAQSVQTQHDQSESELSTKVDKQCSQPEEKESTKVDAITSFNNPFSNQNEKRDTATTNDDIIIEEQPHPAPSTSVPLQPLLTPQPVSSAMRVPSTSSLQRSTDTSKNVIETSSMSVTSVCTGTNTTTTPKIIEPCVREAAVQGDPANLPQGYPYAQYPRYYDYADPRSRSLPSPYGTYFPGVPAHTTNPRLPVDTKSQSDAAKPMEDRTMMNVPTVYSQVSSTTAKTLGNTTESKTTETTVTTTVATVLSRDETHIPTAFSHPTSTRYPGPYPPGPYDPYTQHYPPAPGSTAAYPPGGAPGYPAYGGPTYNTEYARMYSAFHGPPPPADPYMHRGYAPPSSHPPNYYPPFPHPPPPYPNYSFLSPYPNPNMPSEPQPPAQ; via the exons ATGGATCTGGACGAAACAATCGATTCTCAGATCGGTGTGAGGGTAGATTCTGAGAGACAAAGTCATTGTCCGCCGGAAGAAGATGACGAGGAACCAGTTAATATTTTGGATACTTTACCATTGGAAG ggGCGCCGATTGAAGGGCAAGAGGTATCTGAAGCTGATTTACTTGGAAAACCAATTTCCAAGGATACAGATGATGAAAGTATAGATAATGAGAAAACAGGATCTCATTCTGGAGCGGAAGATGGAGCAGATGGTAATAAGAGGCATGGAGATTCTGAACATtctgaaaatgtaaaaaagaaacaaaaaaaggatgatGGTACTGAAGAGTCCACATCAGAATGTGAAACGAAAGCAGAGAAGAAGTTAGCAAATATGAGAAGAAATATTCGCGAGGTTATGGATGAAACTCAACTTGATGAAGCTACATTATCGGCTCAGCGACAAGAAATGGAACGTTTGCGACGAGTACAAGAACAACAAAGGATAATTCGGGAAGTACAACGTCAAATGACAATTAATcgtcaaaataataaaacacaaACCAGAGTAATAAGTCTCTTACAAGGTAAACAAAATCAGACAGGAACTACTATTTCCCAATCATCCtcttcatcattatcatcttcaTCTACTCAAGTTCGTTTACCTAACACTGTACTATTGAAAGTAAATTCGAGTTCAGGAACAGGATCTCAAACAACTTCTAATGTACAGTCTGGACAGattcaaagaaaatctatAGAAGGAACACGTTGGCAAAAGGGTAGAGGTGTCTACCAAAATGCTCAGACATCTATTTCACGAGTTCCAAATCGTTCTGTTGGTCCAACTATGTTACAacaaagaataagaatgatGACACCTTCTGTAAGCATCTCACCAGTGGTTCCTAAAAAAGAACCTATTGATAGACCAGAATATTATTCTGATTCTGATGTATCTGATATTGAGGCGGAAGAAGCGTTGCGTGAGAAACATATGCATCTGGCGCGAAAAATGTCAAGTGGCCCTAAATCTCAAAAAGTAGCGAAAGGTAAAGATGTAGTAACGATATCTAGTTCTAGCGAAAGTTCAGACGATGATTGCATAGTACTAAGTGATCCTagtggagaagaagaaactgaCAATGAAGATGATCCATCTAATTCAGGCATGCATACAAATGATAGATATAACATTCCAGATGAACATGGTAGAGTCTTAATCAATGTAGGGCATCCTGAGACAGAGCCAGATGTTTTTTTAGCTCCACAGGTAGCACGTATCATCAAGCCACATCAAATCGGTGGTATACGTTTTctatatgataatattgttGAAAGCATTGAGAGGTATAAAACTAGTTCTGGATTTGGGTGTATATTGGCACATAGTATGGGTCTGGGTAAAACACTTCAAGTAGCTAGTTTttgtgacattttttttcggtGTACCACTGCCAAGACTGTACTTTGCATTATGCCTATTAATACTTTGCAAAATTGGTTGGCTGAATTTAATATGTGGTTACCATATGAAGATCCTACATCcatggaaaagaataaaattacaaacatAAAGTCAGAATCTGAAATGGAATCTAAgtcagaaataaaagaagaatgtgGTAGCCAAAGCGATATGTCAAACATATCCAGGCCTATAAGTACAGAATCGGCTCATCGCTATGGACAAGAAAATGTGCCACAGTCTTTAAATATTATGCCAGAGAATCCATATACTCATCAAGGATATGAAAATCATATGATGTCAAGTTATGTACAAGACAgtatgttaaataaaacaatgccAGATCATCATGCACGTATCAACCAAAACTACCCTGGAGATATTACACAATCTTCAATGTATAATACCAATCCAAACTCCATGCCTAATTTTGATCCTATGAAACCAGAATTAAATTGTCATACCATGCAAGGTAGACCAAATATACCTCCACCAAATATACCACCATTGAATATACCACCACCTAATTTACCTCCATCCAATTTACCTCCACCCAATTTACCTCCTCCCAATTTACCTCCCCCCAATTTACCTCCACCCAACTTACCTCCACCAAATTTACCTCCACCAAATTTACCTCCACCAAATTTACCTCCACCAAATTTACCTCCACCAAATTTACCTCCACCTAATTTACCTCCACCCAATTTACCTCCACCTAATTTACCTCCACCCAATTTACCTCCACCCAATTTGCCTCCACCTAAATTTGGTATGGAAAATCAGAATTCTAATATGTACACAACCATGGAAAATCAATCACAAGGAACAATGTATTCAGATATGGAGAACAGAACTCCTGGGCCTATGTATCCTAATAATCATCAATCTGGAccaatttattcaaattataataatcctCCAAGTACCTTTCCCAATTATAATCAACCTCGTCAAGATTTGGATCATGAgccaaagaaagagaatattttacaTCAAAATACGGAAGTTAATGTAAAGAGAGAACCggaagaaacaataaaaaaagaagaaggtataactaaagaagaaatagaagataaaaagaatatagaaaaagtcAAAACAACTTATATGGTAGATGCTCCTATTGGTATGGAATTAAGACCAAGACATTTTCGTTTACATATTTTGAATGATTCACACAAAACTATGACAGCAAGAGCTAAAGTTATACAAGAGTGGCAAACAGGAGGTGGTGTTTTATTAATTGGATATGAATTATATAGACAGTTGTCTATGAAAAAACCGAACAAAGCAAAACGAAAACGAGGTCAACCTTTTAAAGATACGGTTGAtgttgaagaagaagacaaaaacaaAGGTTTGTTAGATGAGATGCACTCTGCATTAGTTAGTCCTGGTCCAGATTTAGTTATTTGTGATGAAGGTCATCGCATAAAAAATTCTCATGCTAGTATTAGTATGGCTCTAAAACAAATGCGTACGAAACGAAGAATTGTATTAACTGGTTATccattacaaaataatttgctCGAGTATTGGTGTATGGTCGATTTTGTAAGACCTAATTATTTAGGAACCAAGAGTGAATTTTGTAATATGTTTGAAAGGCCAATACAAAATGGTCAGTGTATTGATTCAACACCACAAGATATTCGCTTAATGCGATATCGAGCGCATGTACTACATGCTCTGTTAGAAGGTTTTGTACAGAGAAGATCTCATTCGGTACTCCAAGTGTCATTACCACgcaaagaagaatatattcttcttGTTAGAATGACACCACATCAACGTAAACTCTATGATACTTTTATGAATCAAGTTGTTAAAACAAGAGCAGTCCCAAATCCTTTAAAAGCCTTTGCTGTTTGCTGCAAAATTTGGAATCATCCAGATATACTATATTACTTTCTTAGAAAACGTCAAGCAAACGAAGAGGATGATCTAGACTTAGAAGAAACAATAGGAGAAAAATTAATACCTGGtggaaaacgatcgaaagctCGTCAGTCAAAAGGAGAATctaagaaagggaagaaaacaaattcaaCTATAAAAAGTAAGCCTGCAGCAAGTGTACAACCTAATCCTTCCTCATCCAATGTTGATAGTACAGAAGGAGACAGTACACATTCtaatacaaaacaaaataattatagcaATTATTCTATGCCTACAAATAATTCAGGATATTCGAATTCTATATCACAGGCACCTTATCCTGGATATCAAAattatcgttcgaacgatcaaaATACGTATTacagaaatgataataatcatgGAGAATATAATGAATTCTACAATAATCAAGGTCAACAAAGATATGGAAATCAACCCTTCCCAACATATACACAAAATACTAATTATAATTCTACACAAGGATACAACAATCAGTCACAAAATTATATACCACCAAATGATCAATCTGTTAATCATCCACAAAGATATCCTTCGGGACCACCTAATTCAGATTTTCGTCCGGATCAAAATCaaggaaataattatgaaacatCAGGAATATATCCACGTCAACCATATACGTATCCGGATCAAGGACGTAATTATGGAACATCCGTAAATCAAGGGCCTAATAATTACTCTCAAGTCCCAAATCAGACCTCTGCCTTTCAGGCTCAGTTACCTAATCAATCTAATAATATACCTGTTCCTGAATATTCACCTTATGCTCCACAAAATCAAACTCAAAATTATGGCAATGCTGCAGGACAAACAAATCCTATGTATACACGAAATGATAATCAACCTTTACAAACTTCTGCTTTAGGATATACTCCTAATCAAGCAAATCAGAATGCAGGACCTCCACCACAAACTACGGGATATCTTTCAAATCAACAAGGACAGAATCCACCACCTAATCAAAGTCGTGGTTTTTCTCCAAATCAACAAAACCAAAATCTTGGATTACAGAATTCATCTCATGCTTATGGAAATCAGCAAACACAAGCAATGCCACTTCAGAATCAACAGCATGGCTATCCAACACAAGTGAATCCTAATTCTGCTCCACAAACACCTCTTAATTTCAACCAACAAACTTCAAATTCAATACCACAAAATCAGTCTCATGGATATATGACAAATCAGCAAAATCAAGCTCCAATTTCCCAGAATCAAATGCGCGGATATCCGCCAGCATCAAATCAGATCAACGTACCACAAAACGCAACGTATCCGCAAAGTCAAACAGCTCCCAATTCTAATATTTCGAATCAAGTACATGCCTATTCGTCCGATCAGCAAGGTCCTAATGCAAGCACATCAAACTCTATGCATGGATATCCTCATCTTGTACCATCATCAACCCCGCAAAATTCATCCTCTACATATCCACCTCCACAGCAAAGTCAACAATCAGCTGCTCCACCTAATCAGAATCACGGATATACTACTAATCATCAAGGATCAACACCACAAAACTCTACTCATAGATACAATACAGCACAACAAGGACAAATTTCTCAACCTACAAATCAGGCTTTATCTTATTCTCAAAATCAACAGTCACAAAATTCAAACTTAAATCAAAATGACCAACTTTATCCACGAAATGATAATCAGCAGCAATCGCAAAATTATACATCAACAAGTGCACCTCATGAATTTCCAAACGATCGTCAAGGTGGAACTACATCTGCAAATTCTACTACTAATTATCCGTCTAATCAAACACAAACGCAGAATCCTATTTTGTCAACTTATCCTTCTGATGGTTCACATCAAAGTCAGGTTGGACAAATAAAAGGACCTGATGATCCATATTGGCAACGTGATTATTCTGGACAACCATTTCGAACGGATCAATGCAATGATACATATTACAGAGATCCTAATGTAAATAGGTTtcagaataattatttcccTTCACAAAGTTATTCTAATCAGTCTTATGATTATGCAGGAAATCATAATACCGACGTAAATTCTCGCTCTGATGATCCTAAAACTTCTCAAGCAAGTATGGGTCCTCATATACAAAATGCTGGTGCTTGTGATAAAGGCAATAAGGATATGCCACCTAATATAATCCCAAATCAGTCCATGCATCAGAGTAATCTTTCTAATAAATCGAACTATAACACAGAAGCCAATTGTCCAAATTCTACAACTCCAGGACCTAGATCAGTACAAGGACTTGGACCATCTCACAGTCCTCGATTAAGTCAGGCTGATTTGtccaaggaagaagaaaaagagaaagaagaattactagaaaaagataaagatgataAGTCGGACGACGAAATTCTTACcaaggatgaagaaaaagaatgcaaAAGTTCTccaggaggaagagaagatccTGGAATACCATATGATtgg GCGACGGAATTAATGAAAGGCTATGTACCTGGATTGATTGATGCTTCCGCAAAAATGACCCTTTTTTTCTGCATATTAGAAGAAGCGATACGTTTAGGAGATCGCGTCTTGGCATTTTCTCAATCATTATTTACATTGAATCTCATAGAAGACTTCTTAGCCAGAAACAGTTTGAAATATCCAGACGGTCAAACGGATGCTtggataaaaaatgttaattattatagacTAGATGGAAGTACTAGtgcgttagaaagagaaaaacttatcaatgaatttaataataatccaaaAATACATCTCTTTTTGGTATCAACGCGTGCCGGTTCATTGGGTATCAATCTTGTTGGAGCGAATCGTGCGATCGTATTTGATGCTTCTTGGAATCCTTGTCACGACACGCAGGCTGTATGTAGAGTGTATAGATATGGACAGCAAAAGCCTTGCTTTGTTTATCGGTTAGTGACAGACAATTGtctcgaaagaaagatttatgaTAGACAAATAAGCAAACAAGGAATGGCTGATCGCGTTGTCGATCAGTGCAATCCTGATGCACATCTATCTCTTAAAGATGCAACTACGTTATCTTGGGATTGGGAGGAAGATAGTCAAGTACAAGATTTTTCTCAAACAAAAGATAGTTACTCAGACGAAGTTATGCATCGCGTATTGGAATgtcattcttctcttcttaccAAACAGCCATTCCATCATGAAAGTCTTTTGGTAGatcgaaaagataagaaactCAGTCAAGCGGAAAAACGATTGGCTCGTCGTGGTTATGAACTTGAGAAAATGGCTGCAAATTGTTCTAGACCAAGTTACAATTATGTTCCAGGAAATACGGCAACGAGAG caGGAGGTTTACAAATTAGAGCTATTCGTGGTGGTGACACTGGTACCACATCAAAACCAGTAGCTTCTGTGAGACCAATGCAACAACGTGGTGCTGAAAGTTTAGGCTCCCGAAGCGTAACTGGAAGTAGGTGGATACCTGCAGAAGTATGGCAGAGACAAGGAATGAGCGCACAGGAAATGACATTACCCTTAGATGTAGTTATACCAACTAATTCACCAGACAAAGGAAGCATTGTATTGAAAGCAGGACAACGTGTGATGGTATTAAAAAGTCCTAAAGGAATCTATATGCAACTTGAATCTGGTAAAATCATTGCAATTAGAACTGCACTTAAATTGAATCAacagaaacgagaagaagagcCTAAAAAGG GTCTATCCTCTATGGTTCAGAGGAACTCTAAACCCGAGGTTAGCTTCccattaagaaataattcagCAATTTCTATAATACCGAAATCATCAACAGGCAATCAAACTAGTGGACGACCAATCAATAAATCCGGAAGTGGACCTGGTTATAAACCATTTGcagataaagaaatttcaaagagaCCAAAACCTGTTGCAACTGCAGCTGCTAAACCTTATTTAAATCAAGTTAATTTAACTAATCAAGTTTCTTTATCAAGATTACCAAAAGTCAAACAAGAGCCTGTTGATCATTCTACTCTTGGCGAAAATTCTAACTCTTCTGATGGACAAGTGAGAACGGAACAAAGAGTCGAGGAAGTTAGATTAGAGGATGTAGTTGCTGAAGTTAGTTCAAATACAGATTATAGTCCTGCCACTCATAATCGTATTTCTAATTCAGACACGGATCCTACTGTACAAAAGTCTGCTGAGGAAGGTACGCAGGTCTACATACCTGATAATGTAACTAGCGCACAAAGTGTTCAAACGCAACACGATCAGTCAGAGTCAGAATTATCGACGAAAGTAGATAAGCAATGTTCACAGCCAGAGGAAAAAGAGTCTACGAAAGTAGACGCTATAACGAGTTTTAATAATCCATTTTCTAACCAAAATGAAAAACGTGATACTGCTACAACTAACgatgatattataatagaagaaCAACCACATCCAGCACCTTCTACTTCCGTACCACTGCAACCATTATTAACGCCACAACCAGTATCGTCGGCTATGCGAGTACCATCGACATCTTCTCTACAGAGAAGTACAGATACATCTAAAAATGTTATAGAAACATCCAGTATGTCCGTTACGTCTGTATGCACCGGAACAAACACTACAACAACACCAAAAATAATAGAACCATGTGTACGCGAAGCAGCAGTTCAAGGAGATCCTGCTAATCTTCCACAAGGTTATCCTTATGCTCAATATCCAAGGTACTACGACTATGCAGATCCAAGATCACGTTCATTGCCCAGTCCTTATGGGACATATTTCCCTGGCGTCCCGGCTCACACGACAAATCCTCGATTACCAGTGGATACGAAGTCACAATCGGATGCGGCAAAGCCTATGGAAGATCGGACGATGATGAATGTACCTACTGTATATTCTCAAGTATCTAGTACAACTGCCAAAACATTAGGAAATACAACTGAATCTAAAACTACAGAGACAACTGTTACAACAACAGTAGCTACTGTCTTAAGTAGAGACGAAACACATATACCTACTGCGTTCAGTCATCCCACGAGTACTCGTTACCCTGGACCTTATCCACCTGGACCGTATGATCCATATACGCAACATTATCCTCCAGCTCCGGGATCTACTGCTGCTTATCCACCAGGTG GAGCACCAGGATATCCGGCATACGGTGGACCAACATACAACACCGAATACGCTCGTATGTACTCGGCATTCCATGGTCCACCTCCTCCGGCAGATCCGTATATGCATAGGGGCTATGCGCCACCTTCTTCACATCCTCCTAATTATTATCCACCCTTTCCCCATCCTCCCCCACCTTATCcaaattattcgtttctttcaccATATCCCAATCCAAACATGCCCAGTGAACCACAACCACCAGCCCAGTAG